Proteins encoded together in one Phyllostomus discolor isolate MPI-MPIP mPhyDis1 chromosome 6, mPhyDis1.pri.v3, whole genome shotgun sequence window:
- the FDX1 gene encoding adrenodoxin, mitochondrial: protein MASAGVARLLQASSEALSRSVRGWLFLAGARAGAGGFPGSWGPGWSAEPRRAATRPLSMSAPVLCSSEDKITVHFLNRDGEILTTKGKVGDSLLDVVVENNLDIDGFGACEGTLACSTCHLIFEKHIYEKLDAITDEENDMLDLAYGLTDRSRLGCQVCLTKSMDKMTVQVPDAMADARQSVDMGKNS from the exons ATGGCCTCCGCGGGGGTCGCCCGGCTTCTGCAAGCTTCCTCTGAGGCCCTCAGCCGCTCAGTCCGTGGATGGCTGTTCCTCGCCGGAGCCCGAGCGGGAGCCGGCGGCTTTCCGGGAAGCTGGGGGCCGGGCTGGAGCGCCGAGCCCCGCCGGGCGGCGACTCGGCCGTTGAGCATGTCGGCACCCGTGCTTTGCAG CTCAGAAGATAAAATAACAGTCCACTTTTTAAACCGTGATGGTGAAATATTAACAACCAAAGGAAAAGTCGGTGACTCTCTGCTAGATGTTGTGGTTGAAAATAATCTAGATATTGATGGTTTTG GTGCATGTGAGGGAACCTTGGCTTGTTCTACCTGTCACCTCATCTTTGAAAAACACATATATGAGAAATTAGACGCAATCACTGATGAGGAGAATGACATGCTTGATCTGGCGTACGGGCTAACAGATAG GTCACGGTTGGGCTGCCAAGTCTGTTTGACAAAGTCTATGGACAAAATGACTGTTCAAGTGCCTGATGCCATGGCTGATGCCCGACAGTCCGTGGACATGGGCAAGAACTCCTAG